From Gordonia crocea, the proteins below share one genomic window:
- a CDS encoding DUF3027 domain-containing protein, whose translation MSLTAQIDLLRDAVDLARDAIVADGGVPGDYVEVVVEDDNSAAHYFTADLPGYRGWRWCAVVAVAGDEDKATVSEVVLLPGDGALLAPEWVPWTERIAAGDLTPGDQLAAEPDDPRLVPNQVDSGDAAAVDGELGLGRRRLLSPFGRDEAAQRWYDGECGPASAMAQGARHSCTSCGFYLPLAGALSFAFGVCANEYSADGHVVSAEYGCGAHSDVEPKAPTSAPQFDPFDDGVLEVFATAE comes from the coding sequence GTGAGTCTTACAGCCCAAATTGACTTGCTCCGCGACGCCGTCGACCTGGCTCGGGATGCCATCGTCGCCGACGGCGGTGTTCCCGGCGATTATGTCGAGGTCGTCGTCGAGGATGACAACTCTGCCGCGCACTACTTCACCGCCGACCTGCCCGGCTATCGCGGGTGGCGCTGGTGCGCCGTCGTCGCGGTGGCCGGTGACGAGGACAAGGCGACCGTCAGCGAGGTCGTCCTGCTGCCCGGCGACGGTGCGCTGCTCGCCCCGGAGTGGGTGCCGTGGACCGAGCGCATCGCCGCCGGCGACCTCACCCCCGGCGACCAACTGGCTGCCGAGCCGGACGACCCGCGCCTGGTGCCCAACCAGGTCGACAGTGGCGATGCCGCCGCGGTCGACGGCGAACTCGGCCTTGGACGCCGACGGCTGCTGAGCCCGTTCGGCCGCGACGAGGCCGCCCAGCGTTGGTACGACGGCGAATGCGGGCCGGCGTCGGCGATGGCCCAGGGGGCCCGGCACTCCTGCACCTCCTGCGGTTTCTACCTGCCCTTGGCCGGTGCCCTGAGCTTTGCGTTCGGGGTCTGCGCCAACGAGTACTCGGCCGACGGCCACGTCGTCTCCGCCGAGTACGGCTGTGGCGCGCACTCCGACGTCGAGCCGAAGGCGCCGACGTCGGCGCCGCAATTCGACCCGTTCGACGACGGCGTGCTCGAGGTGTTCGCCACGGCGGAGTGA
- a CDS encoding sacsin N-terminal ATP-binding-like domain-containing protein — translation MTAVPEGTDVFGVAALRRSVLESWRSSPTRLIEDSRAEADLAAVGYRDRLWVELAANAADAATAAGVAGRLAAWRDDHGALHVANTGEPLTAEGIASLLALRVSAKAAHPDAAAGTVGRFGVGFAAVVPVADRVEIRSSSATLVFDRVATERAIAETGVAGADIDTPAPLLRLAWIGETGPSAGFDTEIVLVPREGVDTEQLLDACADQACDRLLELPALAEITVGDATVRAVRGADTVRFEPPASLPGAETVWHEAVWRSGATGPVRWLRPMADPHVGATRVGDDVLRTPTPTDIEISVPARVIAPLPVTPDRRHLMPGVDVGILAPGYLALVQMTASGSRPALVPRGLGRNRVDTRLIEAITDELRDHAWVPAATGDDDLVPVRTLVAADLSDELAACLGPVLSSLAHPDVSGPAQRAALLAVGASEIGLAQIAEAVADADRSPRWWAQLYEALAPLVATAREAEELGALPVPRADGRRHFGARGLVVAAPGLTAPWAPMVHPDAVHPLVERLGAQPVAAGELLAQGGLVDALADAAENGDDEEVLELAEAVLALLAADPDAELGPAAAAELLLPDGDGEPVHVDELLLPGSPLADVLGEDLPFAVVDPALVERYGESALRRAGVGWGFLTVTAQWPTAPDHDLDDEPRWWASLPEPPAEMAAVRDLDLVPDDRWREALSLLAEDPATAPLLADADGYTAWWLREHAVVDQLPLHRYRAPDASGFAGIVDALDHPAAAVLTGVLLGDAVRDSRSAAIVLAGLGDPARPVAPGVAVRAYGEVLAALARGEADADEVMDLLGEPPSGRTLAGTVADDGVVVDAPHYLAVVGDRSAVIGGLPIDPVAARELAGLVDLPITSEALPARVASRGEPTTWETDPTAIRFAAGGSVPLPSGTVVIHDELVVVVGEAEHRVPWWVDTAGTTHLCR, via the coding sequence GTGACCGCCGTGCCGGAGGGGACCGACGTCTTCGGCGTCGCAGCGCTGCGCCGTTCCGTGCTCGAATCGTGGCGGTCCTCGCCGACCCGGCTGATCGAGGATTCCCGCGCCGAGGCCGATCTCGCGGCCGTCGGCTATCGCGACCGGCTGTGGGTCGAACTGGCGGCCAACGCCGCCGATGCCGCGACCGCGGCCGGCGTCGCCGGTCGGCTCGCCGCATGGCGAGACGACCACGGCGCGCTGCACGTCGCCAATACCGGCGAACCGCTCACCGCCGAGGGCATCGCCTCGCTGCTGGCGCTGCGGGTGTCGGCGAAGGCGGCCCATCCGGACGCGGCCGCCGGCACCGTCGGCCGGTTCGGGGTGGGGTTCGCCGCCGTCGTCCCGGTGGCCGACCGGGTGGAGATCCGCTCAAGCAGCGCGACCCTCGTCTTCGACCGGGTTGCCACCGAGCGGGCCATCGCCGAGACGGGGGTGGCGGGCGCCGACATCGATACCCCGGCGCCGCTGTTGCGCCTGGCCTGGATCGGGGAGACCGGGCCGTCGGCCGGTTTCGACACCGAAATCGTGCTGGTCCCCCGGGAAGGGGTCGACACCGAACAACTCCTCGACGCCTGTGCCGATCAGGCCTGTGACCGGCTCCTCGAACTGCCGGCCCTGGCCGAGATCACCGTCGGCGATGCGACGGTGCGCGCGGTGCGCGGCGCCGACACGGTCCGCTTCGAACCGCCCGCGTCGCTGCCCGGCGCCGAGACCGTGTGGCACGAGGCGGTGTGGCGCAGCGGTGCGACCGGACCGGTGCGTTGGTTGCGTCCGATGGCCGACCCTCATGTCGGGGCCACACGGGTGGGCGACGACGTGCTGCGCACCCCGACACCCACCGACATCGAGATCTCGGTGCCCGCGCGGGTGATCGCGCCGCTGCCGGTCACCCCGGACCGTCGCCACCTGATGCCCGGCGTCGACGTCGGCATCCTGGCCCCCGGCTATCTCGCGCTCGTCCAGATGACCGCCTCGGGTTCGCGGCCGGCGTTGGTGCCGCGCGGGTTGGGGCGCAACCGCGTCGACACGCGCCTGATCGAGGCGATCACCGACGAGCTGCGCGACCACGCCTGGGTGCCGGCGGCGACCGGTGACGACGATCTGGTGCCGGTGCGGACCCTCGTCGCCGCGGACCTTTCCGACGAACTCGCCGCCTGCCTCGGCCCGGTGCTCTCGTCGCTGGCCCATCCCGACGTCTCCGGGCCGGCGCAGCGTGCGGCGCTGTTGGCCGTCGGGGCGAGCGAGATCGGGTTGGCGCAGATCGCCGAGGCGGTGGCCGATGCGGACCGGTCGCCGCGGTGGTGGGCGCAGCTCTATGAGGCGCTCGCCCCGCTCGTGGCGACGGCGCGAGAGGCCGAGGAACTCGGCGCCCTGCCCGTCCCGCGGGCCGATGGCCGGCGCCACTTCGGCGCCCGCGGCCTGGTCGTCGCCGCGCCCGGGTTGACCGCCCCGTGGGCGCCGATGGTCCACCCCGACGCGGTGCACCCGCTGGTCGAGCGGCTCGGCGCCCAACCGGTCGCCGCCGGTGAACTGTTGGCGCAGGGCGGGCTCGTCGACGCGTTGGCCGATGCCGCCGAGAACGGCGACGACGAGGAGGTGCTCGAGCTGGCCGAGGCGGTACTCGCCCTGCTCGCCGCCGACCCCGACGCGGAGCTCGGGCCGGCCGCCGCGGCCGAGCTGCTGCTGCCCGACGGGGACGGCGAACCGGTCCACGTCGACGAACTGCTCCTGCCGGGTTCCCCGCTCGCCGACGTTCTCGGCGAGGATCTTCCGTTCGCGGTGGTCGACCCCGCGCTCGTCGAGAGGTACGGGGAGTCGGCGCTGCGCCGCGCCGGGGTGGGCTGGGGTTTCCTCACCGTCACCGCGCAGTGGCCGACGGCGCCCGACCACGACCTCGACGACGAACCGCGCTGGTGGGCGTCGTTGCCCGAACCGCCCGCCGAGATGGCCGCGGTCCGCGACCTCGACCTCGTGCCGGACGACCGCTGGCGCGAGGCGTTGAGCCTGCTCGCCGAGGATCCGGCGACGGCACCGCTGTTGGCCGATGCCGACGGGTACACCGCTTGGTGGCTGCGCGAGCACGCGGTGGTCGACCAGTTGCCGCTGCACCGCTATCGCGCCCCCGACGCGTCGGGGTTCGCCGGCATCGTCGACGCGCTGGACCACCCCGCCGCCGCGGTGTTGACCGGTGTGCTCCTGGGCGATGCGGTGCGCGACAGCCGGTCCGCGGCGATCGTCCTGGCCGGGCTCGGCGACCCCGCGCGCCCGGTTGCGCCCGGGGTGGCGGTTCGCGCCTACGGCGAGGTGCTGGCCGCGCTGGCGCGCGGGGAGGCCGACGCCGACGAGGTGATGGACCTACTCGGCGAACCGCCGTCGGGGCGCACCCTGGCCGGCACGGTCGCCGACGACGGGGTCGTCGTCGATGCGCCGCACTACCTTGCCGTCGTCGGCGACCGGTCGGCCGTGATCGGGGGCCTGCCGATCGATCCCGTCGCGGCCCGGGAACTCGCCGGCCTCGTCGACCTGCCGATCACGTCTGAGGCGCTGCCCGCCCGGGTGGCGAGCCGCGGCGAGCCGACCACGTGGGAGACCGACCCGACCGCGATCCGGTTCGCTGCGGGCGGCTCGGTACCGCTGCCGTCGGGGACCGTGGTGATCCACGACGAACTCGTGGTCGTCGTCGGGGAGGCGGAGCACCGCGTGCCGTGGTGGGTCGACACGGCGGGGACGACGCACCTGTGCCGCTAG
- a CDS encoding phosphatase PAP2 family protein — protein MNLASTGVDGGILDFVIDNRNGFATSLAHGLSWLGSTATLTVVAVVAGFVFAAFSQRRAAAMVWLGSLSAYFLMILLKGWIDRDRPPAPDRLAQVAHQSMPSGHAMMSAVVFGLIAVGLYRASAWIREHPDVLLAAPILSAAIGLSRVYLGVHWLTDVVVGWVIGAVWVGLVATAARVIRRTQATIA, from the coding sequence ATGAACCTCGCGTCAACCGGGGTCGACGGCGGGATCCTCGACTTCGTGATCGACAACCGCAACGGCTTCGCGACCTCTCTGGCCCACGGCCTGAGTTGGCTGGGGTCGACGGCCACACTCACCGTCGTCGCGGTCGTAGCCGGGTTCGTCTTCGCCGCATTCTCGCAGCGGCGCGCCGCGGCCATGGTGTGGTTGGGGTCGTTGTCCGCGTACTTCCTGATGATCCTGCTCAAGGGGTGGATCGACCGCGACCGCCCGCCGGCCCCGGACCGGCTGGCGCAGGTGGCGCACCAGTCCATGCCGTCCGGGCATGCGATGATGAGCGCCGTCGTGTTCGGCTTGATCGCCGTCGGGCTCTACCGCGCTTCGGCGTGGATCCGCGAACATCCCGACGTGCTGTTGGCGGCGCCGATCCTCTCCGCGGCGATCGGTCTGAGCCGGGTATACCTCGGGGTTCACTGGCTCACCGACGTGGTCGTGGGCTGGGTGATCGGGGCGGTGTGGGTGGGCCTCGTGGCCACGGCGGCGCGCGTGATCAGGCGCACCCAGGCAACCATTGCCTAA
- a CDS encoding esterase/lipase family protein, with translation MKARGYEVYTFQSNDPKDPRNNPFVRIKSNAAKLGRWADVLSKSTGHQKFDVVSISQTGILTRYWLKYDGGQKLVRKAVIPSGMILGSPYQAQWLRQGKCPPTDRLQYLPPQYRGMNPTPACHEQAMGGADITALNTPTQALPGITYYNVTTLREEESAPFWINLMTGPGRYRNIVTQDLCPNDPVVHMTLNLLPSMQTLIDSLLRTGVPAMACLLPTSPAQKVRPLRTPPGIKLPAGTVMPREFAKYYR, from the coding sequence ATGAAGGCCCGGGGATACGAGGTGTACACCTTCCAGTCGAATGATCCGAAGGACCCGCGGAACAACCCGTTCGTCCGGATCAAGAGCAATGCGGCGAAGCTGGGACGCTGGGCCGATGTGCTGTCCAAGAGCACCGGCCACCAGAAGTTCGACGTGGTGTCGATCTCGCAGACCGGGATCCTGACGCGGTACTGGCTGAAGTACGACGGCGGCCAGAAGCTCGTCCGCAAGGCGGTCATCCCCTCCGGCATGATCCTCGGCTCGCCCTATCAGGCGCAGTGGCTGCGCCAGGGCAAGTGTCCGCCCACCGACCGGCTGCAGTACCTGCCCCCGCAGTACCGCGGAATGAACCCGACGCCGGCCTGCCACGAACAGGCCATGGGCGGTGCCGACATCACCGCGCTCAACACGCCGACCCAGGCGCTGCCGGGGATCACCTACTACAACGTGACCACCCTGCGCGAGGAGGAGTCGGCGCCGTTCTGGATCAACCTGATGACCGGACCGGGCCGCTACCGCAACATCGTCACCCAGGACCTGTGCCCCAACGACCCGGTCGTCCACATGACGCTGAACCTGCTGCCGTCGATGCAGACGCTGATCGACAGCCTCCTGCGCACCGGTGTCCCCGCGATGGCGTGCCTGCTGCCGACGTCGCCCGCACAGAAGGTGCGTCCGCTGCGCACCCCGCCGGGGATCAAGCTGCCGGCCGGCACCGTCATGCCGCGCGAGTTCGCCAAGTACTACCGCTGA
- a CDS encoding DUF2530 domain-containing protein — MADVQHDSPTGVTIPPLPKVLREPAPVIIVGMAAWLVATIVALVTGVGGLTLSVCLWGLGVGVLGTMIVGLQLAAVRRGSKTAQEGLE, encoded by the coding sequence ATGGCCGACGTGCAGCACGACTCCCCGACCGGGGTCACGATCCCCCCGCTCCCCAAGGTGCTCCGCGAGCCGGCGCCGGTCATCATCGTGGGGATGGCGGCATGGTTGGTCGCCACGATCGTCGCGCTGGTCACCGGCGTCGGCGGACTCACCCTGTCGGTATGCCTGTGGGGCCTGGGGGTCGGCGTCCTGGGCACCATGATCGTCGGCCTCCAACTGGCCGCGGTCCGACGCGGATCCAAGACCGCGCAGGAAGGCCTCGAGTAG
- a CDS encoding NCS2 family permease, which produces MSAPPVPSRVDRFFALTARGTTVLREARGGVVTFFTMAYIVVLNPIIIGGEVGKSANVDIHGNVLPMAAVAAVTALVAGVMCIVFGLVANYPFAFAAGLGINSLLAVSVTSQVTWPQAMGLVVLAGVIIVVLAVTGFRTAVFNAVPAELKAAIAAGIGAFIAFIGFVDAGFVKRVPDAAHSTVPVQLGDSGSITTWPVAVFAVGLLIMGVLTVRKVPGGLLIGIIATTVLAIIVNAVAKPDTWALNTPKLPDSIGGLPDLSLVGNVDLFGAFTERGTAAHVIAAPAIGASILLFTIVLSNFFDAMGTMTGLGKEAGLADENGTLPGIGKALAVEGTGAIAGGLGSASSNTVFVESASGIAEGARTGLANIVTGLLFLAAMFFTPLYQVVPLEAVAPALVIVGALMIGQIASIDLTRFDYALPAFLTIVAMPFTYSIANGIGLGFISWVVLATARGKAREVHAILWAVALVFVVYFLRAPIQDLLT; this is translated from the coding sequence GTGAGCGCGCCGCCGGTACCGTCCCGAGTCGATAGGTTCTTCGCGCTGACCGCGCGCGGCACCACCGTGCTGCGCGAGGCGCGCGGCGGCGTCGTCACCTTCTTCACGATGGCCTACATCGTGGTCCTCAACCCGATCATCATCGGCGGCGAGGTCGGCAAGTCGGCCAACGTCGACATCCACGGCAACGTCCTGCCGATGGCCGCGGTGGCCGCGGTGACCGCGCTGGTCGCCGGGGTCATGTGCATCGTGTTCGGCCTGGTCGCCAACTATCCGTTTGCTTTCGCCGCCGGCCTGGGGATCAACAGCCTGCTGGCGGTCAGCGTGACCTCCCAGGTGACCTGGCCGCAGGCGATGGGGCTGGTGGTGCTGGCCGGGGTGATCATCGTGGTGCTGGCGGTGACCGGCTTCCGGACCGCGGTGTTCAATGCGGTGCCGGCGGAACTGAAGGCGGCGATCGCCGCGGGCATCGGCGCCTTCATCGCCTTCATCGGCTTCGTCGACGCCGGGTTCGTCAAACGGGTCCCCGACGCGGCGCACTCGACGGTCCCGGTGCAACTCGGCGACTCCGGTTCGATCACCACCTGGCCGGTGGCCGTCTTCGCCGTCGGCTTGTTGATCATGGGCGTGCTCACCGTCCGCAAGGTGCCCGGTGGGCTGCTGATCGGGATCATTGCGACGACGGTCCTGGCGATCATCGTGAACGCGGTGGCCAAACCGGACACGTGGGCGTTGAACACCCCGAAACTGCCCGACTCGATCGGCGGCCTGCCCGATCTGTCCCTGGTCGGCAACGTCGACCTGTTCGGCGCCTTCACCGAACGTGGCACCGCCGCGCACGTCATCGCCGCACCGGCGATCGGCGCCTCGATCCTGCTGTTCACCATCGTGCTGTCGAATTTCTTCGACGCCATGGGGACCATGACCGGGCTGGGCAAGGAGGCGGGGCTCGCCGACGAGAACGGCACGCTGCCCGGTATCGGCAAGGCCCTGGCCGTGGAGGGTACCGGGGCCATTGCCGGCGGACTGGGCTCGGCGTCGTCGAACACGGTCTTCGTCGAGTCGGCTTCGGGGATCGCGGAGGGGGCGCGCACCGGCCTGGCCAACATCGTCACCGGACTGTTGTTCTTGGCCGCGATGTTCTTCACCCCGCTGTATCAGGTGGTGCCGCTGGAGGCGGTGGCCCCGGCGCTGGTCATCGTCGGGGCGTTGATGATCGGCCAGATCGCCTCGATCGATCTCACCCGCTTCGACTACGCGCTGCCGGCCTTCCTGACCATCGTGGCCATGCCGTTCACGTATTCGATTGCCAACGGCATTGGCTTGGGCTTCATCAGCTGGGTGGTCCTGGCGACGGCGCGCGGCAAGGCCCGGGAAGTCCACGCGATCCTGTGGGCGGTGGCGCTGGTCTTCGTCGTCTACTTCCTGCGGGCCCCGATCCAGGACCTGCTGACCTAG